One Archangium violaceum genomic window, GGCTGGTGCGGCTGGTGTAGTGGCGCAGGCGGCGGTCCAGTGCGCGGCTGGTGTCCTGGGCACCCAGGTCGAGCAGCAACTGGGAGGCGGTGACGAAGAGAGCGGAGTGCCCCTTGAGGACGGCCTGGTGGGCAATGTTCTGCGCTATCATGGTCTTGCCCAGTCCCTGCGGCGCGACGATGACGACGTTGCGCGCGCCCTCCAGGAAGTCCAGACGCAGGGCGGACTCGACGGCCTCGCGGTCAATCTTCCTGGGCCATCCCCAGTCGTAGTCCGCCATGGGCTTGAAGCGGCCAAGGCGGCTGCGAGACAGGCGCCGCTCGAGACTTCTGCGGCCGCGTTCCTTCTGCTCCTCGTCGGCCAGGTGCTCCAGCAGCTCGGTAGCGCCCCATCTGGCCTTGGTGGCGCGGGCGATGAGGTCCGAGAGGCCCTGAGAGGTGGCGTGCAGCCCG contains:
- the istB gene encoding IS21-like element helper ATPase IstB; translated protein: MTTPLADRLASLGLHATSQGLSDLIARATKARWGATELLEHLADEEQKERGRRSLERRLSRSRLGRFKPMADYDWGWPRKIDREAVESALRLDFLEGARNVVIVAPQGLGKTMIAQNIAHQAVLKGHSALFVTASQLLLDLGAQDTSRALDRRLRHYTSRTSLLVIDEMGYLAYDARNADLLFQVVARRYEQRSLVMTTNLAFSDWPTIFPNAACATALIDRVIHHADVLAIEGESYRRREAEEAATTRKAKSKR